CAGAGGAAATCCCCTGACCCAGTTAGTCTTTCCGACCCCAGGAGCTCAAAGCCTTTTTCAGCTCCTCGATCTCAGTCGCTGCCGACAGCTGAAGGAGCTGGTGTTGCACTCCCACGTGGACACCCTTATCCTGGAGGAGAGTGGAGTGGAGAGTTTGCAGGTTACAGCCAACAAAAGCCTTCTAAGGCTGCAAGCGGCCAACAGCAAGTTAAGCCATCTGAGCCTGGGTGATCCCATTTCGCTGATAGAACTGGACCTGCGGGGAACTCTCTTGGTGTGGAGAAATATTAGCAAAGTTTTCTGCAACAGTAGGAGCCTTCAGAGGCTAGATCTGTCGCAAAATTCGATCGAATCTCTTCCGCTGTCTTATAACAATGTCTCGCGAGACTTGTGCCTGCTGCCCAGCCTCAGGTTCCTCAATCTGTCCAGCAATCAATTGGTTAGTCTGCAGCTGGAGTCCTCGTTTTTTGGACCTCGGCTTGCAGTCCTGGACCTATCACATAATAAACTGGAAAGCTTTTCACCGGAAGCCCTTGATGGGGCCCACGATCTTCGTAGCCTGTTCTTGGAGAATAATAATCTGACCACTTTTAACTATCGTTCCTTATACGAAAAGCACAATAACCTCAAGACAGTAGCTCTCTTCGGAAATAAATTTAGTTCCGAGTTTTACAATGAGATGATTGAATACTTCCATTTCAAGGATGTGAACTTGATAGAGAAAGACTTTCCAAGAAAATCCGAGGCCAAACAGCACGAGTGGAGCGTGTACGATATCCTCATCGTAATTTTCCTTCTTGGAGTCCTGGCATATGCGAGGATGTATCTCTATAAAAGAGGAGGAGCCAACTGCTGTTTCGGATGCAAGTGGGGGCAGAGAACAGAGGACAACTCCGAGAGCAGGGTCAGGT
Above is a genomic segment from Drosophila kikkawai strain 14028-0561.14 chromosome 3R, DkikHiC1v2, whole genome shotgun sequence containing:
- the LOC108071396 gene encoding leucine-rich repeat-containing protein 15-like; the encoded protein is MFIVRLLLSLLLGAVSALEANYFQDVCPESYCSLPEMKTEYAANQAPNIMELHLGYCRELEVLRCTPNLRILSLSNCLGDPFAKEDIQLTYKLNMLHLRRSNISELHENQFSVMYRLEILELGGNSIERLANGTFRELTRLEMLGLQGNLIKSLPEDVFHPLENLRSLDLSDNKISNITRDVFARNLNLQTLLLRGNPLTQLVFPTPGAQSLFQLLDLSRCRQLKELVLHSHVDTLILEESGVESLQVTANKSLLRLQAANSKLSHLSLGDPISLIELDLRGTLLVWRNISKVFCNSRSLQRLDLSQNSIESLPLSYNNVSRDLCLLPSLRFLNLSSNQLVSLQLESSFFGPRLAVLDLSHNKLESFSPEALDGAHDLRSLFLENNNLTTFNYRSLYEKHNNLKTVALFGNKFSSEFYNEMIEYFHFKDVNLIEKDFPRKSEAKQHEWSVYDILIVIFLLGVLAYARMYLYKRGGANCCFGCKWGQRTEDNSESRVRFLFRPESET